In the Telopea speciosissima isolate NSW1024214 ecotype Mountain lineage chromosome 2, Tspe_v1, whole genome shotgun sequence genome, one interval contains:
- the LOC122652503 gene encoding homeobox-leucine zipper protein HOX3-like: MRDLDINQVPPSGTEEEWMMMMVGNTVDEEKSGGGGPPHKKLRLSKEQSRLLEQSFTENPTLNPRQREALALQLKLNPRQVEVWFQNRRARTKLKQTEMECEYLKRWFGSLTEENRRLQREVAELRGMKVGPPTVMSTHSCEPQQVSTLSMCPRCERVTSRSRSRDQSVDKGPTTSTAISTFFHHPNMTNTKTPPPLYHHHHSTQPSAAC, from the exons ATGAGGGACTTGGACATAAATCAAGTACCACCTTCAGGAACAGAGGAAgaatggatgatgatgatggtgggaAACACAGTGGACGAAGAAAAGAGCGGTGGTGGTGGCCCTCCCCATAAGAAGCTTCGTCTCTCAAAGGAGCAGTCTCGTCTTCTAGAACAGAGCTTCACAGAGAACCCCACCCTTAATCCT AGGCAAAGAGAAGCTTTGGCTTTGCAGTTGAAGCTAAATCCACGACAAGTGGAAGTCTGGTTTCAAAACCGCAGAGCCAG GACAAAGTTGAAGCAAACAGAGATGGAATGCGAGTACCTGAAGAGGTGGTTCGGATCATTGACGGAGGAGAATCGGAGGCTACAGAGGGAGGTGGCAGAGCTGCGTGGCATGAAGGTGGGGCCTCCCACGGTGATGTCTACGCACAGCTGCGAGCCTCAGCAGGTGTCGACGCTGTCCATGTGTCCAAGGTGCGAGCGCGTGacgagcaggagcaggagcagggACCAATCAGTCGACAAGGGCCCCACAACATCCACGGCCATATCGACCTTCTTTCATCATCCCAATATGACGAATACCAAGACCCCACCACCgctctaccaccaccaccactctaCACAACCTTCCGCCGCTTGCTAA